In Listeria swaminathanii, a single window of DNA contains:
- the pta gene encoding phosphate acetyltransferase, translating into MSDLFTTIKGQVTGKNVRIVLPEGTDERIVGAAARLQKENIVQPILLGNKAEIEAKAKEIGVSVEGIAIHEPATDPLFDELVAAFVERRNGKATEEAARKMLVDPNYFGTMLVYTGKAEGLVSGAAHSTGDTVRPALQIIKTKPGVSKVAGAMIMVRGEERYLFSDVAINIAPVAADLAENAIVSAETAEIFGIDPRVAMLSFSTKGSAKSDETEKVVEATALAKEKAPELTLDGEFQFDAAFVPTVAEKKAPGSVIKGDANVFIFPSLEAGNIGYKIAQRLGNFEAVGPILQGLNAPVNDLSRGCNTDDVYNLTLITAAQAVNK; encoded by the coding sequence ATGAGTGATTTATTTACTACGATCAAAGGACAAGTTACTGGGAAAAACGTGCGCATTGTATTACCTGAAGGAACAGATGAACGTATTGTTGGAGCAGCTGCACGTCTGCAAAAAGAAAATATTGTACAACCAATCTTACTTGGAAATAAAGCCGAGATTGAAGCAAAAGCAAAAGAAATTGGCGTTTCGGTTGAAGGAATCGCTATTCATGAACCTGCGACAGATCCACTTTTTGATGAATTAGTGGCTGCATTTGTAGAACGTCGTAACGGTAAAGCAACTGAAGAAGCTGCTCGTAAAATGCTAGTTGATCCAAATTATTTTGGAACAATGCTTGTATACACAGGAAAAGCAGAAGGTCTTGTAAGTGGTGCGGCTCACTCTACTGGTGACACGGTTCGCCCTGCACTACAAATCATTAAAACAAAACCAGGCGTAAGTAAAGTTGCTGGTGCGATGATTATGGTTCGTGGCGAAGAACGCTACTTATTCAGCGATGTAGCTATCAATATCGCCCCAGTTGCAGCAGACTTAGCGGAAAACGCGATTGTTAGTGCGGAAACAGCAGAAATTTTCGGCATTGACCCACGCGTTGCTATGTTAAGCTTCTCGACAAAAGGTTCTGCTAAATCCGATGAAACGGAAAAAGTAGTAGAAGCAACAGCACTTGCAAAAGAAAAAGCACCTGAATTAACATTAGACGGCGAATTCCAATTTGATGCGGCATTCGTACCAACTGTTGCTGAGAAAAAGGCACCAGGTTCTGTTATTAAAGGGGACGCAAATGTATTCATCTTCCCAAGCCTAGAAGCAGGAAACATCGGCTACAAAATTGCACAACGTTTAGGTAACTTTGAAGCAGTTGGCCCAATTTTACAAGGCTTAAACGCACCAGTGAACGATTTATCTCGCGGTTGTAATACAGATGACGTTTATAACTTAACGTTGATTACTGCGGCACAAGCAGTGAATAAATAA
- a CDS encoding FeoA family protein has protein sequence MQLNETAVGEKVRISELKIENAMLKRRLLALGCGEGCDICIKQKGLFGGPCTFETKGQYISIRQCDACAIMVERR, from the coding sequence ATGCAATTAAATGAAACTGCTGTCGGTGAAAAAGTTCGCATCTCAGAATTAAAAATAGAGAACGCGATGCTTAAACGTCGCTTACTTGCACTTGGTTGCGGCGAAGGTTGTGATATTTGTATCAAACAAAAAGGACTATTTGGTGGTCCCTGTACTTTTGAAACAAAAGGGCAATATATCAGTATTCGACAATGTGATGCTTGTGCCATTATGGTGGAACGCAGATGA
- the feoB gene encoding ferrous iron transport protein B yields MSQNTYCLLGNPNTGKTSLFNALTGSYEYVGNWSGVTVEKKIGTLRSKTGKLIDLPGIYDLNPISRDETVVTRFLLEEKFDCMLNIVDSSQIERNLNLTIQLLEFGAPVVMGLNMIDVAAGRGIHLNIQNLAKKLRIPILPVVARSGKGTDDILTTLSEKHVAPAIPLVLPYGEPAEKAIAEIQTLTKDLIPAKQSRWLAVQFLSKNEVTEEFLAATPAFEQLQQIRAALDIALDGKLENHFHQVRVNYIHDICLTSVEYTRNSDIPFSDKLDKIFTHKFFGIPIFLGIMWLIFQITFTWVGAPLSDLLDGFIGGSLTDWVTSFLTTIGASGFLVDLVADGIIAGVGGVLVFVPQILVIFFFISVLEDSGYMARIAVVMDRVMEIFGLNGKAFIPMIIGFGCNVPGIMAARSIEESKERTLTILVSPFMSCSARLPVYALFVGVFFEKYQALVVLSLYVIGILMALIVTKILSKTLLKKDNSVFVVELPPYRLPSLKTLWRSTWEKGKGFLRKAGTFIFAGSVVIWLLNYAGPSGLNVPMGESFLAIIGGMLAPLLVPLGFGTWQAGATLIPGFLAKEVVVSTMAIIYAVGESSMGSVVSSFYTPLSAYCFMLFILLYIPCLATVAAIRKETSSWKWTAFAIAYPLVTAYTLVFLVYQIGSLFV; encoded by the coding sequence ATGAGTCAAAATACATATTGTTTACTTGGAAACCCGAATACCGGAAAAACTTCTTTATTTAATGCATTAACAGGCTCTTATGAATATGTCGGGAACTGGAGCGGAGTTACCGTCGAAAAGAAAATCGGCACATTGCGCTCAAAAACAGGAAAATTAATTGATTTACCTGGCATTTATGATTTAAATCCTATTTCTCGTGATGAAACGGTTGTCACTAGATTTTTATTAGAAGAAAAATTTGATTGTATGTTAAATATTGTCGACTCCTCGCAAATTGAGCGGAATTTAAATTTAACGATTCAGCTGCTTGAATTCGGCGCACCTGTCGTGATGGGACTGAATATGATCGATGTGGCTGCTGGACGCGGTATCCATTTAAACATCCAAAACTTAGCGAAAAAACTGCGTATTCCGATTTTGCCAGTCGTTGCTCGGTCCGGAAAAGGTACCGATGATATCTTAACTACTTTATCGGAAAAACACGTGGCACCTGCGATTCCGCTTGTTTTACCATACGGAGAACCCGCGGAAAAAGCGATTGCCGAAATCCAAACTTTAACAAAAGATTTGATTCCAGCTAAACAATCTCGCTGGCTTGCCGTACAATTTCTCTCCAAAAATGAGGTCACAGAAGAATTTTTAGCAGCTACTCCAGCTTTCGAACAATTACAACAAATCAGAGCAGCACTCGACATAGCACTTGATGGCAAACTAGAAAATCATTTCCACCAAGTTCGTGTTAATTACATTCATGATATTTGTTTGACCTCGGTCGAATATACGCGTAATTCGGATATTCCATTTTCAGACAAACTCGATAAAATTTTCACGCATAAGTTTTTCGGGATTCCGATTTTCCTAGGTATTATGTGGTTAATTTTCCAAATAACCTTTACTTGGGTTGGCGCACCGCTGTCCGATTTGCTGGACGGTTTTATCGGAGGATCGCTGACGGATTGGGTGACATCTTTCTTGACGACCATCGGCGCATCTGGCTTTCTCGTTGATCTTGTTGCAGATGGAATTATCGCTGGGGTTGGTGGTGTGCTCGTTTTCGTTCCCCAAATCTTGGTTATCTTCTTCTTTATTTCCGTCCTAGAAGATTCCGGATATATGGCGCGGATAGCCGTTGTAATGGACCGAGTAATGGAAATTTTCGGCTTAAATGGCAAGGCTTTTATTCCCATGATTATCGGTTTTGGCTGTAACGTGCCAGGAATTATGGCGGCGCGCTCGATTGAAGAGTCCAAAGAACGGACGCTGACGATTCTTGTCTCGCCATTCATGTCTTGTTCCGCACGTCTTCCCGTATACGCCCTTTTCGTTGGTGTATTTTTCGAGAAATATCAAGCACTTGTCGTATTGTCACTTTACGTTATCGGAATTTTAATGGCACTCATTGTCACTAAAATCCTATCAAAAACACTACTTAAAAAAGATAATTCCGTATTCGTCGTCGAACTGCCACCCTACCGCTTACCGTCACTAAAAACCTTATGGCGCAGCACGTGGGAAAAAGGAAAAGGCTTCTTGCGTAAAGCGGGAACGTTCATTTTCGCAGGTTCGGTTGTCATTTGGTTGCTCAACTACGCAGGCCCATCCGGACTTAATGTACCAATGGGCGAAAGTTTCTTAGCCATCATCGGCGGCATGCTCGCACCACTACTCGTTCCACTCGGCTTTGGAACTTGGCAAGCCGGCGCCACACTGATTCCCGGATTTCTAGCAAAAGAAGTGGTCGTTTCTACAATGGCCATTATTTATGCCGTTGGGGAAAGTTCGATGGGCAGCGTCGTTAGCTCCTTCTATACGCCACTTTCGGCTTATTGCTTTATGCTGTTCATCTTGCTTTACATCCCTTGTTTAGCAACAGTTGCAGCAATTCGAAAAGAAACTAGTTCGTGGAAATGGACCGCATTTGCTATTGCCTATCCACTTGTCACAGCCTACACGTTAGTATTTCTGGTTTATCAAATCGGCAGTCTATTCGTTTAA
- a CDS encoding FeoB-associated Cys-rich membrane protein, with amino-acid sequence MFFMSIIVNLLLGGAIFGYTIYAIIKFVKRSKQGKCGGCELEKACNCESDEHTNLDHIFK; translated from the coding sequence ATGTTTTTCATGAGCATTATCGTTAATTTATTACTTGGCGGCGCAATTTTTGGTTACACCATTTACGCGATTATCAAATTTGTCAAACGCAGCAAACAAGGAAAATGTGGCGGTTGCGAACTTGAAAAAGCCTGCAATTGCGAGTCAGACGAGCATACGAATTTAGATCATATATTTAAATAG
- a CDS encoding metallophosphoesterase, giving the protein MSLKMKWIIAISIIVVLLVVGWFLGTRLTVKKYEVSSTKIEKEIKLVQLSDLHFSEFGDKNEKLLTKVADLKPDVIAITGDLFDRQGDSVPKELIKKLTKIAPVYYSPGNHEYDVKRAYEKDYKPFLEEAGVINVEDKTATIEVNGQKLQISGLRSSANLDYDYPYYEEGLAEIKKQQDAQYYQILLSHMPDYFELYVENGFDLTLSGHTHGGIVRIPYTNIGAIAPGPQRTLLPKYVYGEHTKDGKTMIISAGLGAGSFHQKAFPRLGNPYEIVAVTIKPESK; this is encoded by the coding sequence ATGTCTTTAAAAATGAAGTGGATTATAGCAATTAGTATTATCGTCGTACTTTTAGTTGTGGGGTGGTTTCTTGGGACTAGGTTGACGGTGAAAAAATATGAAGTGAGTTCTACTAAAATTGAAAAAGAAATTAAACTAGTGCAATTATCAGATTTACATTTTAGTGAGTTTGGCGATAAAAATGAAAAATTGTTGACTAAAGTGGCGGATTTAAAGCCAGATGTAATTGCTATTACTGGGGATTTGTTTGATAGGCAAGGGGATAGCGTTCCAAAAGAACTTATTAAAAAATTAACGAAGATTGCGCCGGTTTATTATTCGCCGGGGAATCATGAATATGATGTTAAAAGGGCGTATGAAAAGGATTATAAGCCATTTTTAGAAGAAGCCGGTGTTATTAACGTAGAAGATAAGACGGCGACTATCGAGGTTAACGGACAGAAATTACAGATATCTGGTTTGCGGAGTAGTGCGAATTTAGATTACGATTATCCTTATTACGAGGAAGGCTTGGCTGAAATTAAAAAGCAGCAAGATGCGCAGTATTATCAAATTCTTTTGTCCCATATGCCAGATTATTTTGAGCTTTATGTGGAAAATGGTTTTGATTTGACGTTAAGTGGGCACACGCATGGCGGGATTGTACGTATTCCGTATACGAATATTGGCGCGATTGCTCCGGGGCCGCAGCGAACACTTTTGCCGAAGTATGTATATGGTGAGCATACGAAAGATGGGAAAACGATGATAATTTCTGCTGGACTTGGTGCGGGAAGTTTTCATCAAAAAGCATTTCCGCGGTTAGGGAATCCATATGAAATTGTTGCGGTGACGATTAAACCGGAATCGAAATAA